The Hymenobacter sp. DG01 genome has a segment encoding these proteins:
- a CDS encoding NAD(P)/FAD-dependent oxidoreductase gives MSSQKQEIELLLPPEVAYDELARYRALLDAAGLVPGQADFVHLRKRSIDARGRQPLVRLRADIYQTPPPTDLFGPWFQYPDVSRARRSVLIVGAGPAGLFAALRAIELGIKPIVVERGKDVRTRRRDLAALNKEHLVNPDSNYCFGEGGAGTYSDGKLYTRSSKRGDIQRILRIFVQHGATPDILVDAHPHIGTNKLPYVVAALRESVRQAGGDVLFDTRVDDLILENNRLRGVVTATGEALEADAVILATGHSARDIYELLHRRGVLIEAKPFALGVRVEHPQALIDQAQYRRPDRGVLPAASYSLVHQTQWKNQQRGVFSFCMCPGGFIVPAATSPGEVVVNGMSPSRRDSRFANSGIVAAVELEDMDVRQYGPLAGLKFQQEIEQRACRLAGNTQLAPAQRLGDFLKSKVSPELLETSYQPGLVSVPMDQVLGPALAERLRQGFQNFGRKIPGYATNLAQIVGVESRTSSPVRIPRDRDTLQHPEVQGLFPCGEGAGYAGGIVSAAMDGERCAEAAFAAIGAK, from the coding sequence ATGTCTTCTCAAAAACAAGAAATTGAGCTACTGCTCCCGCCGGAGGTAGCCTACGATGAACTGGCGCGCTACCGTGCCCTGCTGGATGCCGCCGGCCTCGTGCCCGGCCAGGCCGATTTTGTGCACCTGCGCAAGCGCTCCATTGACGCGCGCGGCCGCCAACCCCTGGTTCGCCTGCGGGCCGATATCTACCAGACGCCCCCACCCACCGACCTGTTCGGCCCCTGGTTTCAGTACCCCGATGTTAGCCGCGCCCGCCGCTCGGTGCTGATTGTAGGCGCGGGTCCGGCCGGTTTGTTTGCGGCCCTGCGCGCTATTGAATTGGGTATTAAGCCCATTGTGGTGGAGCGTGGCAAAGACGTACGCACCCGCCGCCGCGACCTGGCTGCCCTCAACAAAGAGCACCTTGTCAACCCCGATTCCAACTATTGCTTCGGCGAAGGCGGGGCCGGCACCTATTCCGACGGCAAGCTCTACACCCGTTCCAGCAAGCGCGGCGACATTCAGCGCATCCTGCGCATTTTCGTGCAGCACGGCGCTACCCCCGATATTCTGGTGGATGCCCACCCCCACATCGGTACCAATAAGCTGCCTTACGTGGTGGCGGCCTTGCGCGAGAGTGTGCGCCAGGCGGGCGGCGACGTTCTTTTCGATACCCGGGTCGATGACCTCATTCTGGAGAATAACCGCCTGCGCGGGGTAGTAACCGCCACCGGTGAGGCCCTGGAAGCCGACGCCGTTATTCTGGCTACCGGCCACTCTGCCCGCGACATCTATGAGCTGCTGCACCGCCGGGGCGTGCTCATCGAGGCCAAGCCCTTTGCCCTGGGCGTGCGGGTAGAGCATCCGCAGGCCCTCATCGACCAGGCCCAGTATCGCCGCCCAGACCGGGGCGTGCTGCCGGCGGCCTCATACTCGCTGGTGCACCAGACGCAGTGGAAAAACCAGCAGCGCGGCGTTTTCTCGTTCTGCATGTGCCCGGGGGGCTTTATCGTGCCGGCCGCTACCTCGCCCGGCGAGGTGGTGGTAAACGGCATGAGCCCCAGCCGTCGCGACTCGCGCTTTGCCAACTCGGGCATTGTGGCCGCCGTGGAGCTGGAAGACATGGACGTGCGCCAATACGGGCCACTGGCGGGCCTGAAGTTTCAGCAGGAAATTGAGCAGCGCGCTTGCCGCCTAGCCGGCAACACCCAGCTGGCCCCCGCCCAGCGCCTCGGCGACTTCCTGAAAAGCAAGGTGTCGCCGGAGCTGCTGGAAACCAGCTACCAACCAGGCCTCGTGTCGGTGCCCATGGACCAGGTGCTGGGGCCGGCGCTGGCAGAACGGTTGCGCCAGGGCTTCCAGAACTTCGGCCGCAAGATTCCGGGCTACGCTACCAACCTGGCCCAGATTGTGGGGGTAGAAAGCCGCACCTCCTCCCCCGTCCGCATCCCCCGCGACCGGGACACCCTGCAGCACCCCGAGGTACAAGGCTTGTTCCCGTGCGGAGAAGGCGCGGGTTACGCGGGCGGCATTGTGTCGGCCGCCATGGATGGCGAGCGGTGCGCGGAAGCGGCTTTTGCAGCCATCGGCGCGAAATAA
- a CDS encoding acyl-CoA thioesterase, translating to MLTLEEKISRAETRIFKAVFPNTTNHYDTLFGGTTLHLMDEVAFITATRFSRLKMVTVSSDKVDFTHPIPGGTLVELIGRVEHVGNTSLKVRVELFVEQMYSEERHRAVSGLFTFVAIDEHKRPVRILQADTLAR from the coding sequence ATGCTTACCCTCGAAGAGAAAATCAGCCGCGCCGAAACCCGGATTTTCAAAGCCGTATTTCCCAACACCACCAACCATTACGACACCCTGTTTGGGGGTACTACCCTGCACCTCATGGATGAGGTAGCCTTTATTACGGCCACCCGGTTCAGCCGCCTCAAAATGGTGACGGTTTCCTCCGACAAAGTGGATTTCACCCATCCCATTCCGGGCGGTACGCTGGTGGAACTCATTGGCCGAGTAGAGCACGTAGGCAACACCAGCCTGAAGGTGCGCGTCGAGTTATTCGTGGAGCAGATGTACTCCGAGGAGCGCCACCGGGCCGTATCGGGCCTGTTTACGTTTGTGGCTATCGACGAACATAAACGCCCCGTCCGCATCCTGCAGGCCGATACTCTGGCCCGATAA
- a CDS encoding MFS transporter, with amino-acid sequence MPQLSPTPARTMASRVRSIFSGSVGNLVEWYDWYVYSAFALYFAPAFFPKGNLTAQLLNSAAIFAVGFLMRPLGGWLMGIYADRAGRKAALLASVLLMCGGSLLIALTPSYQQIGVAAPVLLVVARLLQGLSVGGEYGTSATYLSEMADQRNRGFFSSFQYVTLIAGQLLALLVQLGLQQLLTPAEMYAWGWRVPFGVGAVAALVALYLRRSMEETDQFTRRTAATPTQRPNQMRLLLRHPREILTVVGLTLGGTVVFYTFTTYVQKFLVNTTGFSKGQATLVSFGALGVAMLLQPLLGAISDRVGRRPVLLFFGVGATLLTVPLLRALGQAPGPGVAFGLLLVALTVVSGYTSINAVVKAELFPTEIRALGVGLPYALTVAIFGGSAEYIALLAKDHGVEEWFYWYVTACAAFSLLVYLRMPDTRTTSRLREEEPAAH; translated from the coding sequence ATGCCCCAACTTTCGCCCACCCCTGCGCGCACCATGGCTTCCCGCGTCCGCTCTATTTTCAGCGGCTCAGTAGGCAACCTCGTGGAGTGGTACGACTGGTACGTGTACTCGGCCTTTGCCTTGTACTTCGCGCCGGCCTTCTTTCCCAAAGGCAACCTCACGGCCCAGCTGCTCAACTCGGCAGCCATTTTCGCGGTGGGCTTTCTGATGCGCCCCCTGGGTGGGTGGCTGATGGGCATCTACGCCGACCGCGCCGGACGCAAAGCGGCGCTGCTGGCCTCCGTGCTGCTTATGTGCGGGGGCTCCCTGCTGATTGCCCTCACGCCTTCCTACCAGCAGATAGGGGTAGCAGCGCCGGTACTGCTGGTGGTGGCCCGCCTCTTACAGGGCCTGAGCGTGGGCGGTGAGTATGGCACCTCAGCCACGTACCTGAGCGAAATGGCCGACCAGCGCAACCGTGGCTTTTTTTCCAGCTTTCAGTACGTGACGCTCATTGCCGGGCAGCTGCTGGCTTTGCTGGTGCAGCTGGGGTTGCAGCAACTACTCACGCCCGCCGAAATGTACGCCTGGGGCTGGCGGGTGCCCTTCGGTGTGGGGGCAGTGGCCGCGCTGGTGGCCCTGTACCTGCGCCGCAGCATGGAGGAAACCGACCAGTTTACCCGCCGCACGGCGGCTACCCCCACCCAGCGGCCCAACCAGATGCGCCTGCTGCTGCGGCACCCCCGCGAAATCCTGACGGTAGTGGGCCTGACGCTGGGCGGCACGGTAGTGTTTTACACCTTCACTACCTACGTGCAGAAGTTTCTGGTAAACACTACGGGCTTTTCCAAAGGCCAGGCCACGCTTGTTTCCTTTGGGGCGCTGGGCGTGGCTATGCTGCTGCAACCCCTGTTGGGGGCCATTTCCGACCGGGTAGGCCGGCGGCCGGTGCTGCTGTTTTTCGGGGTAGGGGCCACGCTGCTGACGGTGCCGCTGCTGCGGGCGCTGGGGCAGGCCCCGGGGCCGGGCGTGGCCTTTGGCCTGCTGCTGGTGGCCTTAACGGTGGTCAGCGGCTACACCTCCATTAATGCGGTAGTGAAAGCCGAACTGTTCCCAACGGAAATCCGGGCCCTGGGCGTTGGGCTGCCCTACGCCCTGACCGTGGCTATTTTCGGGGGCTCGGCCGAGTACATTGCCCTGCTGGCCAAGGACCACGGGGTAGAGGAATGGTTTTACTGGTACGTGACGGCCTGCGCGGCCTTCTCCCTGCTGGTGTACCTGCGCATGCCCGATACCCGCACTACCTCCCGCCTGCGCGAGGAAGAGCCGGCCGCTCACTGA
- a CDS encoding DUF2911 domain-containing protein: MYYFPFMPLVYPPARLCFLLTLALPVAAACTQEKNPDGKPARPSPPAVVTGGSGAATFTIRYSRPSAKGRKIFGGLVPYGQVWRTGANEATTFSVNQSVTVQGQPLPAGKYALFTIPDAQQWTIIFNRTPNQWGAYEYQQADDVLRVKATPAATPRTLEQFLVTADKTGRVTLGWENTQVSFVVK, from the coding sequence ATGTATTACTTTCCCTTTATGCCCCTCGTGTATCCGCCTGCGCGGTTGTGCTTTCTGCTAACCCTGGCGCTGCCAGTAGCAGCGGCCTGTACCCAAGAGAAAAATCCGGACGGAAAACCTGCCCGCCCCAGCCCGCCCGCCGTAGTGACGGGTGGTAGCGGCGCGGCCACGTTCACGATTCGCTATAGCCGCCCTTCGGCCAAAGGCCGCAAAATATTCGGGGGCCTGGTGCCCTACGGCCAGGTGTGGCGCACGGGGGCCAATGAGGCTACTACCTTCTCCGTAAACCAGAGCGTAACCGTGCAGGGCCAGCCTCTGCCGGCGGGCAAATATGCCCTGTTTACCATCCCCGATGCCCAGCAGTGGACCATCATCTTTAACCGCACTCCCAATCAGTGGGGGGCCTATGAGTACCAGCAGGCCGACGACGTGCTGCGCGTGAAGGCTACCCCCGCCGCTACCCCCCGAACCCTGGAGCAGTTCCTGGTAACGGCCGACAAGACCGGCCGCGTAACCCTGGGCTGGGAAAATACCCAGGTGAGCTTTGTAGTGAAGTAG
- a CDS encoding tryptophan 2,3-dioxygenase family protein: MTSPESEFSPAVLAQLRRLQERYSADDQDLAAYLEGLYHTRYLGYWDYIQLDTLLSLQRPLTKIPDEKIFIIYHQITELYFQLCLCEYEQLGDLTTPTVDEIVLRVGRINRYFENLIDSFDVMVDGMDKQQFLEFRMALMPASGFQSVQYRMIELASTSLSNLVPEERRRLLGEAAAHDELMGCIYWKSGATVVETGAKALTLVEFEKKYADKLLQHARHFEQRNVWAVVQRLPPGPTGQEHPRLLRQLKQLDVCVNVNWPLMHYKSAVRYLERRPDAIAATGGTNWKQYLPPKFQRRIFYPQLWTAQDLEDWGKGWVESVLGGE; encoded by the coding sequence ATGACCTCTCCGGAATCTGAATTCTCGCCCGCAGTGCTGGCGCAGCTGCGGCGCCTGCAGGAGCGCTACTCCGCCGACGACCAGGACCTGGCCGCCTACCTCGAAGGCCTATACCACACCCGTTACCTGGGCTACTGGGACTACATTCAGCTGGATACCCTGCTGAGTTTGCAGCGCCCCCTGACCAAGATTCCGGATGAGAAGATTTTCATCATCTATCATCAGATAACTGAGTTGTACTTCCAGCTCTGCCTTTGCGAGTACGAGCAGCTGGGTGACCTCACTACCCCCACCGTGGACGAGATAGTACTGCGCGTGGGCCGGATTAACCGCTACTTCGAAAACCTGATCGACTCGTTTGATGTGATGGTGGACGGCATGGACAAGCAGCAGTTCCTGGAGTTCCGGATGGCCCTGATGCCGGCCTCGGGCTTCCAGAGCGTGCAGTACCGCATGATTGAGCTGGCTAGTACCAGCCTCAGCAACCTCGTGCCCGAGGAGCGCCGCCGCCTGCTGGGCGAGGCCGCCGCCCACGACGAGCTGATGGGCTGCATCTACTGGAAATCGGGGGCGACGGTGGTGGAAACCGGAGCCAAGGCGCTTACCCTGGTGGAGTTTGAGAAGAAGTACGCCGATAAGCTGCTGCAGCACGCCCGCCACTTTGAGCAGCGCAACGTGTGGGCCGTGGTGCAGCGCCTGCCGCCTGGCCCCACCGGCCAGGAGCACCCGCGCCTGCTGCGCCAGCTAAAGCAGCTGGATGTGTGCGTGAACGTAAACTGGCCCCTGATGCACTATAAGTCGGCGGTGCGCTACCTGGAGCGTCGCCCCGATGCCATTGCCGCTACCGGGGGCACCAACTGGAAGCAGTACCTGCCTCCCAAGTTTCAGCGTCGCATCTTCTACCCCCAGCTCTGGACCGCGCAGGATTTAGAGGACTGGGGCAAAGGCTGGGTGGAAAGCGTGCTGGGCGGGGAGTAG
- the sdaAB gene encoding L-serine ammonia-lyase, iron-sulfur-dependent subunit beta codes for MAEKSSIFDMIGPVMIGPSSSHTAGVVRIARAAIRILGSSPTHATITFYNSFARTYEGHGSDRAIVAGLLGMPTDDVRIREAFDHAKEAGLQYTFQGVGNASTMHPNTIRLQLRDERTGQAVEVIGQSRGGGVIRIVEVDGFPSDFSASLHTLIIDADDVPGSIAFIASVIAHDECNIATMFVSRKGKNDAARQFIEIDSGLRDITLDYLRQLRWVHRVTYIPTID; via the coding sequence ATGGCAGAGAAATCCAGTATTTTCGACATGATCGGGCCCGTAATGATTGGGCCCAGCTCCTCCCACACGGCCGGGGTCGTACGCATTGCCCGCGCCGCAATCCGCATCCTGGGCAGCAGCCCCACCCACGCCACCATCACGTTCTACAACTCCTTTGCCCGCACCTATGAGGGTCACGGCTCCGACCGCGCCATCGTGGCCGGCCTGCTGGGCATGCCCACCGACGATGTGCGCATCCGCGAGGCCTTCGACCACGCCAAGGAAGCCGGCCTGCAATACACGTTTCAGGGGGTAGGCAATGCCTCCACCATGCACCCCAACACCATTCGCCTGCAGCTGCGCGACGAGCGTACCGGTCAGGCCGTGGAGGTTATCGGGCAGAGTCGGGGTGGGGGCGTCATTCGGATTGTGGAGGTAGATGGCTTTCCGTCGGACTTCTCCGCTTCCCTGCATACGCTCATCATCGACGCCGACGATGTACCGGGCTCCATTGCCTTTATTGCCTCCGTCATTGCTCATGATGAGTGCAACATTGCCACCATGTTCGTTTCGCGTAAGGGCAAGAACGACGCGGCCCGGCAGTTCATCGAAATCGACTCGGGCCTGCGCGACATCACCCTGGACTACCTGCGGCAGCTGCGCTGGGTGCACCGCGTTACTTATATTCCTACTATTGACTAA
- a CDS encoding TolC family protein translates to MKRFYWLLMSVSAGLLADGSARAQTTAPTAPAQPPAGTLRAATPTGPWTLQRAIDYALQNNLTVRQQQLTSELQNATLRQSRAALLPSANISGTQAWNYGTSLDPLTNDFVSQTIRSNNFSANSQVTLFSGFQLRNTVKRNALDSQASGLDIEKSRNDLALNVASAFLQLVLAEELVRTNEVRVSSTQAQVERTQKLLRAGSIPESSLLDIQAQLASDELNVITAQNQRDLARLTLTQLLNLPSPTGFQIEVPPLADPDDEPLLEADPDGTYQTAQSLLPEIKAADLRVRSAQSSLDIARGGYYPRLAFGAGIFTGFSSSRLARVFNGDSTDAVAVPVFQPGTGGQPVPSQYFLLQPKQAIPELLPSSFSRQLKDNLGKSLQFSLQIPILNGLQTRTGVQRAQINIQQQELRAEQTRLQLRQSIQQAYADAIAAQRRYLSSRRQVEALTTAYRNAEIRFNNGLLNGTEFNIAKNNLTAAESTMIQAKYEFIFRRKVLDFYQGRPIQL, encoded by the coding sequence ATGAAGCGTTTTTACTGGCTGCTGATGAGCGTGTCGGCCGGATTACTGGCCGACGGATCGGCGCGGGCCCAGACTACGGCGCCCACAGCGCCCGCCCAGCCCCCGGCGGGTACGCTGCGGGCCGCAACTCCTACCGGGCCCTGGACCCTGCAGCGGGCCATCGACTACGCCCTGCAGAACAACCTGACGGTGCGCCAGCAGCAGCTGACCTCGGAGCTTCAGAACGCCACCCTGCGCCAGAGCCGGGCCGCCCTGCTCCCCTCGGCTAATATCTCTGGCACCCAGGCCTGGAACTACGGCACCAGCCTTGATCCGCTCACCAACGACTTCGTGAGCCAGACCATTCGCTCGAACAACTTCTCGGCCAATTCCCAGGTGACCCTGTTTTCGGGGTTTCAGCTGCGCAATACGGTCAAGCGCAACGCCCTCGACTCACAGGCCAGCGGCCTGGATATTGAGAAGTCGCGCAATGATCTGGCCCTGAACGTGGCCTCTGCCTTTTTGCAGCTGGTACTGGCCGAAGAGCTGGTGCGCACCAACGAGGTGCGCGTGAGCAGCACCCAGGCCCAGGTAGAGCGCACCCAGAAGCTGCTGCGGGCCGGCTCCATTCCGGAAAGCAGCCTGCTCGATATTCAGGCCCAGCTGGCCAGCGACGAGCTGAACGTGATTACGGCCCAGAACCAGCGCGACCTGGCTCGCCTGACCCTGACCCAGCTGCTGAACCTGCCTTCGCCCACCGGATTCCAGATTGAGGTGCCCCCACTGGCCGACCCCGACGATGAGCCCCTGCTGGAGGCCGACCCCGACGGCACCTACCAGACGGCCCAGAGCCTGCTGCCCGAAATCAAGGCCGCGGACCTGCGCGTGCGCTCGGCCCAGAGCAGCCTCGATATTGCCCGTGGCGGTTACTACCCCCGCTTGGCGTTCGGGGCCGGTATTTTCACCGGTTTCTCCTCCTCGCGGCTGGCGCGCGTGTTCAACGGCGACTCCACGGATGCCGTGGCGGTGCCCGTATTTCAGCCCGGTACGGGCGGCCAGCCCGTGCCTTCGCAGTATTTTCTGCTTCAGCCCAAGCAGGCCATTCCGGAGCTGCTGCCTTCCAGCTTTAGCAGACAGCTCAAGGATAACTTGGGTAAAAGCCTGCAGTTTTCGCTGCAAATCCCGATCCTGAACGGCCTGCAGACCCGCACCGGCGTGCAGCGGGCCCAGATCAATATTCAGCAGCAGGAGTTGCGCGCCGAGCAGACGCGCCTGCAGCTGCGCCAGAGCATTCAGCAGGCCTACGCCGACGCCATTGCCGCCCAGCGCCGCTACCTCTCCTCGCGCCGCCAGGTGGAGGCTCTCACCACGGCCTACCGCAACGCCGAAATCCGCTTCAACAATGGCCTGCTCAACGGCACGGAGTTCAACATTGCCAAAAACAACCTCACGGCCGCCGAATCGACGATGATTCAGGCCAAGTACGAGTTTATCTTCCGCCGCAAAGTGCTGGATTTCTACCAGGGCCGTCCCATACAGCTGTAA
- a CDS encoding efflux RND transporter periplasmic adaptor subunit: protein MRSFTHSLIDFMRNNRTLYILLAIVLVLIGGIVVAKKQGWIGKPAGTEVLAAKAAPATIVEKVSASGKVQPETEVKISPDVSGEITELYVEEGDSVQKGQLLLRIRPDNYQAVVSQQSAVVGTQQANVAQSQARLQQLIASARQTELTYRRNASLYKQKVISQSDYEASKAAYDASQEEINSARQNIRAAQSSVRSAQAGLEEARKNLNKTTIYAPVSGTVSKLNVKKGERVVGTSQMAGTEIMRIANLNNMEVRVSVNENDIINVDLGDSAEVEVDSYASQDQKFRGIVTAIANTAKDALTAEAVTEFEVRIRLLPESYRNLTRTIKGRTVVPFRPGMTASVDIITNRKANVLSVPLAAVTTRSDSARTAGNDQKSAPTVRVGRGGSSGATPAPAAGPKDDVQEVVFLIRNGKAVLTPVKTGISDFQNMEIVSGIQAGDQVVSGPFRAVSKTLKDGALVVIKDVKTLDKAALKEDGGGE, encoded by the coding sequence ATGCGCTCATTCACTCATTCACTCATTGATTTTATGCGAAATAACCGCACCCTGTACATTCTGCTGGCTATTGTACTGGTACTGATTGGCGGCATCGTGGTGGCGAAGAAACAGGGCTGGATCGGTAAGCCAGCCGGCACCGAGGTGCTGGCAGCCAAAGCCGCGCCGGCTACTATTGTGGAGAAGGTCAGCGCCTCGGGCAAAGTACAGCCCGAAACCGAAGTGAAAATCTCGCCCGACGTTTCGGGCGAAATCACGGAGCTCTATGTGGAGGAAGGCGACTCGGTGCAGAAGGGCCAGCTGCTGCTGCGCATCCGCCCCGATAACTATCAGGCCGTGGTTAGCCAGCAGAGCGCCGTAGTAGGCACCCAGCAAGCTAATGTGGCCCAGAGCCAGGCCCGCCTGCAGCAGCTGATAGCCAGCGCCCGTCAAACCGAGTTGACCTACCGCCGCAACGCCTCGCTCTACAAGCAGAAGGTGATTTCGCAGTCTGATTATGAAGCCAGCAAGGCCGCTTACGATGCCTCCCAGGAGGAAATCAACTCGGCCCGCCAGAACATCCGGGCGGCCCAGAGCAGCGTGCGCAGCGCCCAGGCCGGCCTGGAGGAAGCTCGCAAAAACCTGAACAAAACCACCATTTACGCCCCCGTAAGCGGCACGGTAAGCAAGCTCAATGTGAAGAAGGGCGAGCGGGTAGTAGGTACCTCTCAGATGGCCGGTACCGAAATCATGCGCATTGCCAACCTCAATAACATGGAGGTGCGGGTAAGCGTGAATGAAAATGACATCATCAATGTGGACCTGGGCGACTCGGCCGAGGTGGAGGTGGACTCCTACGCCAGCCAGGACCAGAAGTTCCGGGGCATTGTGACGGCCATTGCCAACACGGCCAAGGACGCCCTCACGGCCGAAGCCGTAACCGAGTTTGAAGTGCGCATCCGTCTGCTGCCGGAGTCTTACCGCAACCTGACCCGCACCATCAAGGGTCGGACGGTGGTACCGTTCCGCCCTGGCATGACGGCCTCCGTGGACATCATCACCAACCGCAAAGCCAACGTGCTGAGCGTGCCCCTGGCCGCCGTTACCACTCGCTCCGACAGTGCCCGCACCGCGGGCAACGACCAGAAGTCGGCTCCGACGGTTCGCGTGGGCCGCGGGGGTAGCAGCGGGGCCACGCCCGCGCCGGCCGCCGGCCCCAAGGACGACGTGCAGGAAGTGGTGTTCCTGATCCGCAACGGCAAGGCCGTACTGACGCCCGTGAAAACCGGCATCAGTGACTTCCAGAACATGGAAATCGTGAGCGGTATTCAGGCCGGCGACCAGGTAGTGAGCGGGCCGTTCCGGGCCGTATCCAAAACCCTCAAGGACGGCGCCCTGGTGGTTATCAAGGATGTCAAGACCCTCGACAAAGCCGCTTTGAAGGAAGATGGCGGAGGAGAGTAA
- a CDS encoding NAD(P)H-dependent glycerol-3-phosphate dehydrogenase gives MEKIAMLGGGSWATALTKILAENGSRVHWWMRSKDDVQHLLRTRHNPRYLSSVAHDLNRVFPTNDLEDAVREADWLVLAVPAAFVQSTLDKLDRDALKHKRIISAIKGMIPGKNVLVTDYVAERFRLSHARLGVVAGPCHAEEVALEKQSYLTIGSPDADLAEDFSRLLRNRYVKANPAQDLDGIEYCAVMKNIIALTCGIAHGLGYGDNFQAVLVSNAVQEIRRFVHAVNPQPRDLSASAYLGDLLVTAYSQFSRNRTFGSMVGRGYSVKSAQLEMNMIAEGYYAVKSIYEMNRKLQVNMPITAAAYHILYEKISPAIEVELLKEKFK, from the coding sequence TTGGAAAAAATAGCCATGCTTGGCGGCGGCTCCTGGGCCACCGCGCTGACCAAAATTCTCGCTGAAAATGGCAGCCGCGTCCACTGGTGGATGCGCAGCAAGGACGACGTGCAGCACCTGCTGCGCACCCGCCACAATCCGCGCTACCTCTCCTCCGTTGCTCACGACCTGAACCGGGTGTTCCCGACCAACGATCTGGAAGACGCCGTGCGCGAGGCCGACTGGCTGGTGCTGGCCGTGCCGGCCGCGTTCGTGCAGAGCACCCTCGATAAGCTGGACCGCGACGCACTCAAGCACAAGCGGATTATTTCGGCCATTAAGGGCATGATTCCCGGCAAAAACGTGCTGGTGACGGATTACGTAGCCGAGCGGTTTCGGCTTTCGCACGCCCGCCTGGGGGTAGTGGCCGGCCCCTGCCACGCCGAGGAAGTAGCCCTGGAAAAGCAGAGCTACCTCACCATCGGCTCCCCCGACGCCGACCTGGCCGAGGACTTCAGCCGCCTGCTGCGCAACCGCTACGTGAAGGCCAACCCCGCCCAAGACCTCGACGGGATTGAGTACTGCGCCGTGATGAAAAACATCATTGCCCTGACCTGCGGCATTGCCCACGGCCTAGGCTACGGCGACAATTTCCAGGCGGTGCTGGTCAGCAACGCGGTGCAGGAAATTAGGCGCTTCGTGCACGCCGTGAACCCCCAGCCCCGCGACCTGTCGGCCTCCGCCTACCTCGGTGACCTGCTCGTAACGGCCTATTCGCAGTTTTCGCGCAACCGCACCTTCGGCAGCATGGTGGGCCGGGGCTACTCCGTGAAATCGGCCCAGCTGGAAATGAACATGATTGCTGAGGGCTACTACGCCGTGAAAAGCATTTATGAGATGAACCGCAAGCTGCAGGTGAACATGCCCATTACGGCGGCCGCCTACCACATCCTCTACGAGAAGATTTCACCCGCTATTGAAGTAGAACTGCTAAAGGAGAAGTTTAAGTAG
- a CDS encoding DUF4259 domain-containing protein, with protein MATWDYHNFDNDAAADLAEEFRSNPNEALLYEVLATAAEAEEELDEEEASQALAAAEIVAAIQGHPTPDFLPGLTLAVNGMEADEDLAELAQEAVEAVLNSSALQVRWAESAEYGNWQQLQQDLLARLTAE; from the coding sequence ATGGCCACCTGGGACTACCATAATTTCGACAATGATGCCGCGGCCGACCTGGCCGAGGAATTCCGCAGCAACCCCAACGAAGCGCTGCTCTACGAAGTGCTGGCCACCGCCGCCGAGGCCGAGGAAGAGCTGGACGAGGAGGAAGCCAGCCAGGCCCTGGCCGCCGCCGAAATCGTAGCGGCTATCCAAGGACATCCTACCCCCGATTTTCTGCCAGGTCTTACTCTGGCCGTGAATGGCATGGAAGCCGATGAAGACCTGGCTGAGCTGGCCCAGGAAGCGGTAGAAGCCGTACTGAACAGCTCGGCCCTGCAGGTGCGCTGGGCCGAATCGGCGGAGTATGGAAACTGGCAGCAGCTGCAGCAGGACCTGCTGGCGCGCTTAACGGCCGAGTAG
- a CDS encoding EamA family transporter — protein sequence MHWLVLALLTALCLAFYNFFIKLAADHVSAAAGAVILQLVAAGLGGLWLLWLRLKGQSLELSSKGVGLAVAAGLGVGLAEILTFVVFSRGVPSSVGTPVIVGGSVLLTAVLGLVVLREALSWPQALGLVSIVVGIALLARGH from the coding sequence ATGCATTGGCTTGTGCTGGCCCTGCTCACGGCGTTGTGTCTGGCCTTTTACAACTTCTTTATCAAGCTGGCCGCCGACCACGTTTCGGCGGCGGCGGGCGCGGTAATTCTGCAATTGGTAGCCGCCGGCCTGGGCGGGCTGTGGCTGCTGTGGCTGCGCCTGAAAGGTCAGTCCCTGGAACTAAGCAGTAAAGGGGTAGGCCTGGCCGTTGCAGCCGGACTAGGAGTAGGCTTGGCCGAAATCCTGACGTTCGTGGTATTTAGCCGGGGTGTGCCTTCCTCAGTGGGTACGCCGGTTATCGTGGGCGGCTCAGTGCTGCTAACGGCCGTTCTGGGCCTGGTGGTACTTCGGGAGGCCTTGTCGTGGCCGCAGGCGTTGGGCCTGGTAAGCATAGTAGTAGGCATTGCCCTGCTGGCCCGTGGGCACTAG